The DNA sequence ATGCATGCACAACCCGTCCAGCGTTGCCAGGAGCCGTTCGGCCTCAACCACCAGGTTCTCCTGCGGTTCATCGTCCGGGAGCAGGGTTGCGACGAGCGCACCCATGATGGCTGCGATTTCACGGTGGCTCCGGTCCGCCTCCGCGGCGAGGAACGGCCTGATGCGGGCGGCGTTCTTAAAAGCCAGCCACGCACATGCTTCCACAGCTGTTTCCTCATCCAGGGGAAGCATGCCGCCCAGAAGGGTTAAAACAGCCTCCCGCTGTTCGGGGCTGGCTGCGGCAGCATCAAGCACGGCGGGCAGCAGGGCTTCCAGCCGGCCGGCCACCCGGTCCACCACCGTGCCGAACGTAAACGCCAGGAGCTCCTCACTGCCCTGGAAGTAGTGCCGGACCGAGCCGACCGCCAGTCCTGCTTCGTCCGCAACCTCCCGGAGCGAGGCACGCTCGAGACCGTCCACGGCAATGATGCGGAGAACCGCCTGGACCACATCCTGCCGCCGGGCATCGGCGTCTACAATTTTGGGCACCATTCTTAATAGCACACTTGTGCTTTATCTGCCTTGTCACAGTGCGCCCGGCATCCGGGACACAGCGGCGGGCAACGCTGCACGTGGGATAGCGTTGAGGCATGAAAATCTTGGTCACAGGGGGCACCGGCTACATCGGTTCCCACACTGTTCTTTCCCTGCAGGAAGCCGGCCACGACGTGGTCGTCATCGACAACCTGGTCAATTCCAGCGAGGAGTCGCTGCGCCGCGTGGCCGAACTCAGCGGCAAGACCGCGGAGTTCTACAACGTGGACCTGGTGGACGAGGCCGCCGTCGAGCAGGTGTTCGCCAGCAACGGCATCGAGGCCGTCATCCATTTCGCGGGCCTCAAAGCCGTGGGTGAATCAGTGCGGGAGCCGCTGAAGTACTACTACAACAACCTGGTGGGGACGTTGAACCTGGTCCGCGTCATGGACAGGCACGACGTCCGGTCCATCGTCTTCAGCTCCTCGGCCACCGTCTACGGGGAACACAACCCCATCCCGTACGTGGAAAAGATGGAGATCGGCGCCAACAACCCGTACGGGCGCACCAAGGAACAGATCGAGGACATCCTCTCCGACCTCGGCGCCGCCGACTCACGCTGGCACATAGCACTGCTGCGCTACTTCAACCCGGTTGGCGCACACCCCTCGGGCCGTATCGGCGAAGACCCGCAGGGCATTCCCAACAACCTTGTCCCGTTCATTGCCCAGGTGGCCGTGGGCCGGCGCGAGAAGCTCATGGTCTTCGGCGGCGACTACGACACCCCGGACGGCACCTGCCTGCGCGACTACATCCACGTGGTGGACCTCGCCGAAGGACACGTGGCCGCGCTGAACCACATCGCGGACCGCACCGGTGTTTTCCGCTGGAACCTCGGTTCCGGCAAGGGCTCCTCTGTCCTGGAAGTCCTGCGCTCCTTTGAGAAGGCAGTGGGCCAGCCCATCCCCTACGAGATCACCGGCCGCCGCGCAGGCGACCTTCCGGCGTTCTGGGCCGATGCCACCTCGGCCCTGGCAGACCTGAGCTGGTCCACCACCAAGACCGTGGACCAGATGTGCGAGGACCACTGGCGCTGGCAGAAGAACAACCCCCAGGGCTACGCCTCCTGACCCTGCCCTCCCCATCGATTGCTCCGCACTTGTCGTTATGGAGCCCCAAAACGACAAGGTGGGCCCACGCCGGCGAGGGCCCCGGCCCGAGCTTGCGAGGGCAGGGAGCCGGTGGGGAGCAATGGATGGTGATTAACGCGGAACGGCCGCCCACCTGTGAAAGGTGGGCGGCCGTCGTCGTCATGGCTGTTGCTGTCCCTGACGGGCAGGGGATCAGCGGGCGGGGTAGTCGCGCTCCGGCTCGCCGATGTACAGCTGGCGCGGGCGGCCGATCTTGGTGTTCGGGTCGCTGATCATTTCGCGCCACTGGGCAATCCAGCCCGGCAGGCGGCCGATGGCGAACAGGACGGTGAACATCTTCTCGGGGAAGCCCATGGCCTTGTAGATCAGGCCGGTGTAGAAGTCCACGTTCGGGTAGAGCTTGCGCTGGATGAAGTAGTCATCGCTGAGCGCCTTCTCTTCCAGGCGCATGGCGATGTCCAGCAGTTCGTCGTTGCCGCCGAGCTTGCTGAGGATCTCGTGGGCCGTGGCCTTGACGATCTTGGCGCGCGGATCGTAGTTCTTGTAGACGCGGTGTCCGAAGCCCATCAGGCGGACGCCGTCTTCCTTGTTCTTGACTTTCTCCATGTAGTCCTCGGGCTTGAGGCCCTCGGCCTGGATCTGGCGCAGCATCTTCAGCACTGCCTCGTTGGCGCCGCCGTGGGCAGGGCCGAAGAGGGCGTTGATGCCTGCCGAAACGGAGGCGAAGAGGTTGGCGTTGGAGGAGCCCACCAGGCGCACGGTGGAGGTGGAGCAGTTCTGCTCGTGGTCCGCGTGCAGGATGAGGAGCAGGTCCAGTGCCTTGACGATGACCGGGTCCAGCTCGTACTGCTCGGCGGGGAGGCCGAAGCTCAGGCGCAGGAAGTTCTCCACCAGGTTCATGGAGTTGTCCGGGTACAGCATGGGCTGGCCGATAGACTTCTTGTGTGCGTACGCGGCGATGACCGGCAGCTTGGCCATCAGGCGGATGGTGGAAACCTCCACCTGCTCGGCGTTGAACGGGTCCAGGGAGTCCTGGTAGAAGGTGGACAGCGCGGACACGGCCGAGGACAGCACCGGCATGGGGTGCGCGTCGCGTGGGAAGCCGCCGAAGAAACCCTTGAGCTCCTCGTGCAGCAGGGTGTGGCGGCGGATCTTCTGGTCGAACTCGTCCAGCTCAGTGGGCGTGGGCAGGTTTCCGTAGATCAGCAGGTAGGACACCTCGAGGAAGCTGGAGTGCTGCGCCAGCTGCTCGATGGGGTATCCGCGGTAGCGCAGGATGCCCGCATCGCCATCGATGTAGGTGATGGCGGAGGTGGTTGCTGCGGTGTTCATGAAGCCGGGGTCAAAGGTCACGGCACCGGTCTGCTTGAGCAGCTTGGAGACGTCGTAACCCTCGTTCCCTTCAACAACCTGGATGCGCGGGAGCTTCAGCTCGCCACCTGCGTGGAGCAGGGTCGCAGCATTGTTGGTCTCAGTCATGGAGTCCCCTTCATGAGGCGTCTTCGGCCTCTGTCGAAAGCTTGATCCAACATCAGGTGAGCCGCGCACTCGAGCCTGAGAAGACAGGTTCCAACACCCGGGCTGCCTTCTTGTAGAAAGCCACCATTGATCGTCAACTTAAAAAGTACCGCTCCTTGGCGGGTGTCACTAATCCGCAGGCTTCCCATCCAGCCTAAAAAGCGCCGGATGTGGGGCGAGTCACACGAATGTTACGTGTGCCTAGGAGCCGGAACCGGCCAGCCGTGCAACGGCTGCATCGATCCGCTCGTCGGATCCGGTCAGGGCCACGCGGACATAGCCGTTGCCCGCCTCTCCGTAGAAGACTCCCGGGCCCACCACGATGCCGCGCTCAGCCAGGCGGGCCACCGTGGCCCACGTGTCCTCCCCCGCCGTCGACCACAGGTACAGGCCGGCGTCGGACTCCTTGATCTCCAGGCCGAAGTCCAGCAGCGCGGGCACCAGGCGTTCACGGCGGCCCCGGTACAGGTCCTTCTGGGCCTCAACGTGGGTGTCATCCCCCATCGCCACCCGCATGGCCTCCTGGACCGGGTAGGGGACGATCATGCCTGCATGCTTGCGGCTGTTGACCAGGTTGGGCATCAGGTCCGGATCACCGGCAACGAAGGCTGCGCGGTAGCCCGCCAGGTTGGACTGTTTGCTCAGCGAGTACACGGCGAGAAGGCCCTGGTGCGAGCCGCCTGCCACGTAGGGATCGAGGATGCTGGGGACGCGCCGGCCGCCGCGCTGGACGTCCCAGTCGCCCCAGCCAAGCTCTGCGTAGCATTCGTCCGATGCCACCACAGCGCCGATTTCACGGGCCTGGACCACCAGCGCCTTCAGTGACTCCGCGTCGCGGACACTGCCCGTGGGGTTGCCCGGGGAATTGACCCAAATGAGGCGCACGCGTGCACGCGTGGCGTCGTCAAGCTCGTCCAGGTTGTCCGTGGCCACCGAGGTGGCCCCGGCAAGGGTGGCGCCGATATCGTACGTGGGGTAAGCCACCTTGGGGCGTACGACGACGTCTCCGGACCTGAGGCCCAGCAGCAGCGGGAGCCACGCAACAAGTTCCTTGGACCCCACTGTCGGCATGATGTTGCGGGGGTCGAGGCCCGCCACACCGCGCCGGCGTTCAAACCAGCCCGCGATGGCTTCCCGAAGCGCGGGAGTGCCGTGAACGGTGGGATAGCCGGGGGCATTCGCGGCCGCCTTCAGTGCATCCTGGACCAGCTGCGGGGTGGGATCCACTGGGGTCCCGATGGACAGATTGACTGCCCCGCCCGGGTGTTCCGAGGCTTTGGCCAGGTAGGGGGCCATGGCCTCCCACGGGTAGTCGGGCAGGTTCAGGCCAAACGAATTCACTGCTGCGGTCACGTTTCCCGTCCGCGTCAGTGGTCTTGGTTCTGCGGCGGCAGGGCGGCGATCATCGGGTGGTCCTTGCCCGTGTTGCCGATCTTGGCCGCGCCGCCCGGAGACCCCAGGTCATCGAAGAATTCGACGTTTGCCTTGTAGTAGTCAGCCCATTCCTCGGGGGTGTCATCCTCGTAGTAGATGGCCTCCACGGGGCACACCGGTTCGCAGGCGCCGCAGTCGACGCACTCGTCCGGATGGATGTACAGCGAACGCTCGCCCTCATAGATGCAGTCGACCGGGCACTCCTCAATGCATGCCTTGTCCTTAACATCCACACACGGCTGCGCGATTACGTACGTCACGTCCCTGGCCTCTCCACGTTGGGTTCCGGCTTGCCCGCCGGCTCTTGCATCCGGCAGCACGGCCGGACTATTGACATCTGAGCCTATTATCTCCCAGCCCTTTCCCGCTAACCTAGCCGGCGGCCTAGTATGAACTGGTGAGTCTGCCAGTGTCCGCCCCCGTCCGCTTCCTTGCCGCGGCTGAGCCCGGAACCCGGGTGGTGGTGCGCTACCGGATTGAAGGTGGCCTCACGGACGCCCTGGGCCACCTGCTGGCGTGCGCCGCCGGTTCCTGCACCGTCCGCACCCGCCGGGCCGACGTCGTCATTCCCCTGGAGCTTGTGGTGGCCGCGAAGGAAGTGCCGCCCGCTCCCCCGCGCCGCGCCGCTGCGCACTGACACCGCCTCTCACCGCTCATGGGCTGTCCCTGCGCAGCCACTCCTGCCGTCATTGCGCAGTGCGGTACGTGGCCAGCGCCCGCTGCACCATCCTCACGAACCCATCCGGCTCGTTAAGCAGCATCTCGAAGGTGACCCGGAGGGTTGGAACACCCCGGACAACGGTGACATTCCACCGCCGCCGGTCCTCGCGGTAAGCCTCCCGGCTGCTGTGGTGGGCGTAGCCGTCGGTTTCAACTCCGAGTAGGCCGTCAACGAGCAGATCCAGATGTCCCATCCCGGGGATCCTGACCTGCAGCTCGACCGTGTGCCCGGCCTCCTCCAACAGGTATCGCGCCATCGTTTCGATGATGGACCCGGATTGAGGGCGGATCCGGGCCACCAAGTCCCTGAGGCCCTTTTCGCGGACAGCCGGAAACCGCTCCCGCAAGGCGGGAAGTTGGATGAGCCCGTTCTTGACCGCGGACTCCGCAATGGCCAGTCCCTCCAGGGGCGCCAGGCAGCGCAACGACTGGCACACGATGTCCAGGGGTGTCAGCGGGATCCTGCTGCGGTGCACGATGCAACCAGAGACAGGCCTGCCGTGTGATGCGGCCAGATGCGTTCTGTCCGGGCGCCTGACCACCCACAAGCCCGCGGCGCTGGCAGCCGAGACGCACCCCAGGACAGCATGGTGGCGGCCTGCGTGAATGAGCACAGGATCAGCTTGCGGCTGGGCATAGACGCCACGGGCAATCCTTTGGACTGAGCCCGCAACCACGCCAGCCTCCAGGCTCCGGCGCGAAACCCCCGCCATTGACAGTGAGCGGGTACTGGCAACGCCGCCCAGGGCAGTCAGGGCTTCTGAAAGAGTTTGCATAACTGCATGCTCGCCGCTTACGGAGCCGGACGCAGGACCCGGAAACCGCCATGTGCAAAACCGTCCGTGCGCGGTGACAGCGCCGCTCGTTGCGCACGGACTGTCCCTGCTCAACGAGCGTCCGGTTCGCTGCGCAATTGCGGGCTTAAACGCAGAACGCCACCGGCAAATACCGGTGGCGTTCTGAGGACCTGCGGAGTTACTAGGCCTTGGCGCGGGCGCGGTTGGCCTTGGCGCGCTCGTTGGTGTCCAGGATGACCTTGCGGATGCGGATAGCCTCCGGGGTCACCTCGACGCACTCGTCCTCGCGGGCGAATTCGAGCGACTCTTCGAGGGTCAGGTCACGCGGCGGGGTCAGGTTCTCGAAGGTGTCCGAGGAAGCGGCACGCATGTTGGTGAGCTTCTTTTCCTTCGTGATGTTGACGTCCATGTCGTCGGCGCGGGAGTTCTCGCCCACGATCATGCCTTCGTAGACCTCGGAGGTGGGCTTCACGAAGAAGGAGCCGCGTTCCTGCAGGTTGATCATGGCGAACGGGGTCACAACACCGGCGCGGTCGGCAATCATGGAACCGTTGGTGCGGTACTCGATGGGGCCGGCCCACGGCTCGTAGCCTTCCGAGATGGAAGCTGCGATGCCTGCGCCACGGGTGTCGGTCAGGAACCGGGTGCGGAAACCGATCAGGCCACGGGCCGGAACGATGAACTCCATGCGGCACCAGCCCGTGCCGTGGTTGGCCATGTTGGTCATGCGGCCCTTGCGGGCTGCCATGAGCTGGGTGACGGCGCCCAGGTATTCCTCGGGCACGTCGATGGTCATGTGTTCCATCGGCTCGTGGATCTTGCCGTCAACGGTCTTGGTGACAACCTGCGGCTTGCCCACGGTCAGCTCGAAGCCTTCGCGGCGCATCTGCTCCACCAGGATGGCGAGGGCGAGCTCGCCACGGCCCTGGACTTCCCAGGCGTCGGGACGCTCGGTGGGCAGGACCTTGATGGAGACGTTACCGATCAGTTCCTTGTCAAGACGGTCCTTGACCTGGCGGGCAGTAACCTTGGCGCCCTTGACCTTGCCGGCCAGCGGCGAGGTGTTGATACCGATGGTCATGGAGATCGCAGGATCGTCCACGGTGATCAGCGGCAGCGGCTGGGGGTTCTCGGCGTCGGTCAGGGTTTCACCGATGGTGATCTCCTCGATGCCGGCGACGGCGACAATCTCGCCGGGGCCGGCGGACTCGGCCGGCACGCGCTCGAGCGCCTTGGTAGCAAGCAGCTCGGTGATCTTGACGTTCTTCAGCTCGCCGTTGGCGCGGGCCCAAGCCACGGTCTGGCCCTTGCGCAGGGTGCCGTTGTAAATACGCAGCAGGGCCAGTCGGCCAAGGAACGGGGAGGCGTCGAGGTTGGTGACGTGCGCCTGGAGCACACCCTCCGGGTTGTACGTCGGAGCCGGGATGTGCTCGATGATGGTCTTGAACAGCGGCTCAAGATCCTCGTTCTCCGGAGCGGTGCCGTCAGCGGGCTGCTCAAGGGAGGCGCGGCCGACCTTCGCGGCGGCGTAAACCACGGGGACCTCGAGGATCTTGTCCAGGTCGAGGTCGGGGACCTCGTCGGCCAGGTCGGAGGCGAGGCCAAGGAGCAGGTCCATGGACTCGTGCACGACCTCTTCGATCCGCGCGTCGGGGCGGTCGGTCTTGTTGACCAGCAGGATCACGGGCAGGTGCGCGGCGAGGGCCTTGCGCAGCACGAAGCGGGTCTGGGGCAGCGGGCCCTCAGAGGCATCGACGAGCAGGACGACGCCGTCGACCATGGACAGGCCGCGCTCGACCTCGCCGCCGAAGTCGGCGTGGCCGGGGGTGTCGATCACGTTGATGGTGATGGTCTCGCCGTTCGAGGACGGACCGTTGTAGGCGACAGTGGTGTTCTTCGCCAGGATGGTGATGCCCTTTTCGCGCTCCAGGTCACCGGAGTCCATGACGCGGTCTTCTACGTGGTTGTGCTCGGCAAAGGAATGGGTCTGCTTGAGCATGGCGTCGACCAGGGTGGTCTTGCCGTGGTCAACGTGGGCCACGATCGCTACGTTGCGCAGGTCACTGCGCGATGCAGTGGCTACCGCAGTGTTGGTGGAGGTTTCAGACATGCGTTATTGCTCGATTCAGTGGTGAAGTCAGCTGAGGTATCGCGACATTTCCAACCGGAACGCACGACGGACAAGGCCCTTGGCACAGGGCGCCTTCCTCTATTCTAGCCGCTGAGCCATTTGTTGGCCTAAATTCCAGCGGGACTGACCGCCGCCGCTTGAGCCAAGATCAGCCACCGTCCCGCACTTGGTGTGACCAAGTTCACTGCCGCCTGCGTGTGCATGGCATGATGTCTGTGACCAAGAGCCCATCCTTTGAGCACGCCGGAGACAACGATGCCCCCTGCCAAGGCCAGCACCATGCGCGGTGCCGCGTGGGCTGTGGCCGGAGTGGTCGCCGGTCTCGTGGTCGCCGGTCTCGTGGTCGCGGGATCCGGTGGAGACGGACTTTCCGCTGGTCCGGGCGGCAGCAGCCTGTCGCGGGCAGCCGCAGGCCAGGCAGCCA is a window from the Arthrobacter sp. NicSoilC5 genome containing:
- the fdxA gene encoding ferredoxin yields the protein MTYVIAQPCVDVKDKACIEECPVDCIYEGERSLYIHPDECVDCGACEPVCPVEAIYYEDDTPEEWADYYKANVEFFDDLGSPGGAAKIGNTGKDHPMIAALPPQNQDH
- the galE gene encoding UDP-glucose 4-epimerase GalE, translating into MKILVTGGTGYIGSHTVLSLQEAGHDVVVIDNLVNSSEESLRRVAELSGKTAEFYNVDLVDEAAVEQVFASNGIEAVIHFAGLKAVGESVREPLKYYYNNLVGTLNLVRVMDRHDVRSIVFSSSATVYGEHNPIPYVEKMEIGANNPYGRTKEQIEDILSDLGAADSRWHIALLRYFNPVGAHPSGRIGEDPQGIPNNLVPFIAQVAVGRREKLMVFGGDYDTPDGTCLRDYIHVVDLAEGHVAALNHIADRTGVFRWNLGSGKGSSVLEVLRSFEKAVGQPIPYEITGRRAGDLPAFWADATSALADLSWSTTKTVDQMCEDHWRWQKNNPQGYAS
- the dapC gene encoding succinyldiaminopimelate transaminase, producing MTAAVNSFGLNLPDYPWEAMAPYLAKASEHPGGAVNLSIGTPVDPTPQLVQDALKAAANAPGYPTVHGTPALREAIAGWFERRRGVAGLDPRNIMPTVGSKELVAWLPLLLGLRSGDVVVRPKVAYPTYDIGATLAGATSVATDNLDELDDATRARVRLIWVNSPGNPTGSVRDAESLKALVVQAREIGAVVASDECYAELGWGDWDVQRGGRRVPSILDPYVAGGSHQGLLAVYSLSKQSNLAGYRAAFVAGDPDLMPNLVNSRKHAGMIVPYPVQEAMRVAMGDDTHVEAQKDLYRGRRERLVPALLDFGLEIKESDAGLYLWSTAGEDTWATVARLAERGIVVGPGVFYGEAGNGYVRVALTGSDERIDAAVARLAGSGS
- a CDS encoding TetR family transcriptional regulator C-terminal domain-containing protein, which produces MPKIVDADARRQDVVQAVLRIIAVDGLERASLREVADEAGLAVGSVRHYFQGSEELLAFTFGTVVDRVAGRLEALLPAVLDAAAASPEQREAVLTLLGGMLPLDEETAVEACAWLAFKNAARIRPFLAAEADRSHREIAAIMGALVATLLPDDEPQENLVVEAERLLATLDGLCMHALLQPGWMTAQMCRDVLERHLDGIGR
- the typA gene encoding translational GTPase TypA produces the protein MSETSTNTAVATASRSDLRNVAIVAHVDHGKTTLVDAMLKQTHSFAEHNHVEDRVMDSGDLEREKGITILAKNTTVAYNGPSSNGETITINVIDTPGHADFGGEVERGLSMVDGVVLLVDASEGPLPQTRFVLRKALAAHLPVILLVNKTDRPDARIEEVVHESMDLLLGLASDLADEVPDLDLDKILEVPVVYAAAKVGRASLEQPADGTAPENEDLEPLFKTIIEHIPAPTYNPEGVLQAHVTNLDASPFLGRLALLRIYNGTLRKGQTVAWARANGELKNVKITELLATKALERVPAESAGPGEIVAVAGIEEITIGETLTDAENPQPLPLITVDDPAISMTIGINTSPLAGKVKGAKVTARQVKDRLDKELIGNVSIKVLPTERPDAWEVQGRGELALAILVEQMRREGFELTVGKPQVVTKTVDGKIHEPMEHMTIDVPEEYLGAVTQLMAARKGRMTNMANHGTGWCRMEFIVPARGLIGFRTRFLTDTRGAGIAASISEGYEPWAGPIEYRTNGSMIADRAGVVTPFAMINLQERGSFFVKPTSEVYEGMIVGENSRADDMDVNITKEKKLTNMRAASSDTFENLTPPRDLTLEESLEFAREDECVEVTPEAIRIRKVILDTNERAKANRARAKA
- a CDS encoding type IV toxin-antitoxin system AbiEi family antitoxin domain-containing protein; the encoded protein is MQTLSEALTALGGVASTRSLSMAGVSRRSLEAGVVAGSVQRIARGVYAQPQADPVLIHAGRHHAVLGCVSAASAAGLWVVRRPDRTHLAASHGRPVSGCIVHRSRIPLTPLDIVCQSLRCLAPLEGLAIAESAVKNGLIQLPALRERFPAVREKGLRDLVARIRPQSGSIIETMARYLLEEAGHTVELQVRIPGMGHLDLLVDGLLGVETDGYAHHSSREAYREDRRRWNVTVVRGVPTLRVTFEMLLNEPDGFVRMVQRALATYRTAQ
- a CDS encoding citrate synthase, with translation MTETNNAATLLHAGGELKLPRIQVVEGNEGYDVSKLLKQTGAVTFDPGFMNTAATTSAITYIDGDAGILRYRGYPIEQLAQHSSFLEVSYLLIYGNLPTPTELDEFDQKIRRHTLLHEELKGFFGGFPRDAHPMPVLSSAVSALSTFYQDSLDPFNAEQVEVSTIRLMAKLPVIAAYAHKKSIGQPMLYPDNSMNLVENFLRLSFGLPAEQYELDPVIVKALDLLLILHADHEQNCSTSTVRLVGSSNANLFASVSAGINALFGPAHGGANEAVLKMLRQIQAEGLKPEDYMEKVKNKEDGVRLMGFGHRVYKNYDPRAKIVKATAHEILSKLGGNDELLDIAMRLEEKALSDDYFIQRKLYPNVDFYTGLIYKAMGFPEKMFTVLFAIGRLPGWIAQWREMISDPNTKIGRPRQLYIGEPERDYPAR